TTTTGAAGATAATACTTTCGATCTGGTTTGGTCATTAGAAAGCGGTGAACATATGCCCGAAAAGGCTAAGTTTGTAGCTGAATGTTATCGTGTTTTAAAACCTGGCGGAAAAATGATTTTAGCTACCTGGTGTCATCGTGAAACTAATTCTCTAGCGGGGGATTTAACTCCTAGTGAAGTCGCTCATTTAAAGGAAATCTATCGAGTGTATTGTTTACCCTACGTTATCTCATTATCAGAGTATCGAGCGATCGCCTCTGAATGTGGTTTTAAAGATTTAAAATCTGATGATTGGTCAATAGCGGTTGAACCTTTTTGGAATGTGGTAATTGATTCGGCGATCGCTCCTCAAGCAATTGTGGGCTTATTTAAAGCGGGTTGGCAAACTATTCAGGGAGCATTATCGCTTAATTTGATGAGCCGAGGCTATGCCAGAGGTTTGATTCGCTTCGGTTTGATTTATGGTATTAAATAGGTAGGTAAGTAGGTAAGTAGGCTTAATAATGACGCCAGCAATAACTTTATGAAGATCGATCATGTTCATTTCTATACCAGAAATGCAGCACGAACAAGAGACTGGTTTATTCAAAATGTCGGCTTTAAAGCGATCGGCAACTGTATTAATCAACACACCCATACAGAAATAATTGTCCTCAATTCTTGCTTCTTGGTTTTCTCTTCACCCGTAACTTCTGCTAGTCCAGTCGCGGAGTATCTTAATTTCCACCCTTCTGGGGTGGTTGATATTGCCTTTAGAGTGAAAGACTTAGCAGAAATTATTAATCGCAGTCGCTGTTTGGGCATCAAGCTGCTGCAAAATATTCAACTGTCTCAAAGTTCTCAAGGAAGTTTTAAATCTGCTAAGATTGCTGGCTGGAATGACTTACAGCATACTTTGATTGAGGTAACTGGTGATTATGATTATTGTTTGCCAAATCTTCAAATCAAGCAATACGCAACAGCTAGTCACTTTCAGTCTCACATTACTAATATCGACCATGTAGTTTTAAATGTCGCTCAAGGAAAATTAAACCTGGCAGTTAAGCTGTATCAGGCTTTGTTCAAATTCCAAGTTCAGCAGAGTTTTGACATTCAAACTCCTAAATCGGGATTGATTAGCCAAGCTTTAATCGATGATGCAGGAGAAGTACAGTTTAATATTAATGAACCGACTTCAGCTAATTCACAAATTCAAGAATTTATCGATCTTAATGGCGGATCGGGCATACAACATTTAGCATTGCGATCGCAAAATTTGATTGCCGATGTAGCCCGAATGCAGGGTCAGTTGCCATTTTTAAGCGTTCCCCAGGCTTATTACAGCAAACTTCAAACATCACTGCCTCTTAGCGTCGAAGAACAGCAGGCGATCGCTGAACAACAAATTTTAGTCGATAGCGATCGCCATAACCCTCAATCTTTACTAATGCAGATCTTTACTCAACCAATCTTTGAGCAACCGACATTCTTTTTAGAATTTATCGAGCGTAGACAAGAAGCACAAGGTTTTGGTCAGGGGAATTTTAAAGCTTTATTTGAAGCAGTAGAAAAAGAACAAGAGAACAGAATTTTTAGTACTTAGGTACTTAGGATTTTATTTCTCTAGGATAACGAGGCACACAAGGAGTTCCCCAAGCCACCTGCTGAGACGGAATGCTTTTCATCACGGTACTTCTGGCGCCGATTACACTGTTTGAACCAATATCAACTCCTGGTGCAATAAAACAGTCTGTAGCAACCCAAGTACCATTACCAATATTGATTGGGGCAGTGATTAAGGCAAATGATTTGTTTTCTAGATCATGACTTCCAGTACAAAGATAAGATTTTTGTGAAATGACACAGTGAGAGCCAACTATAATATTGTCAACGCAGTAAAAAACGACATCATCTCCAATCCAGCTATAATCACCGATTGCTACTTTCCAAGGATAAAGAAAACGAGCCGAAGGACGAATTACTACTCCTTTGCCAATTTTTGCGCCAAAAAGACGTAA
The Coleofasciculaceae cyanobacterium DNA segment above includes these coding regions:
- a CDS encoding methyltransferase domain-containing protein, with protein sequence MSNNLYQDIREFYDASSGLWESIWGEHMHHGYYGKNGNYRLDRRQAQIDLIEELLLWAGYEQNNTQNNTNVPQNIIDVGCGIGGSTLYLAQKFGSNATGITLSPIQASRAQERAVEAGMDSRVRFQVANALEMPFEDNTFDLVWSLESGEHMPEKAKFVAECYRVLKPGGKMILATWCHRETNSLAGDLTPSEVAHLKEIYRVYCLPYVISLSEYRAIASECGFKDLKSDDWSIAVEPFWNVVIDSAIAPQAIVGLFKAGWQTIQGALSLNLMSRGYARGLIRFGLIYGIK
- the hppD gene encoding 4-hydroxyphenylpyruvate dioxygenase gives rise to the protein MKIDHVHFYTRNAARTRDWFIQNVGFKAIGNCINQHTHTEIIVLNSCFLVFSSPVTSASPVAEYLNFHPSGVVDIAFRVKDLAEIINRSRCLGIKLLQNIQLSQSSQGSFKSAKIAGWNDLQHTLIEVTGDYDYCLPNLQIKQYATASHFQSHITNIDHVVLNVAQGKLNLAVKLYQALFKFQVQQSFDIQTPKSGLISQALIDDAGEVQFNINEPTSANSQIQEFIDLNGGSGIQHLALRSQNLIADVARMQGQLPFLSVPQAYYSKLQTSLPLSVEEQQAIAEQQILVDSDRHNPQSLLMQIFTQPIFEQPTFFLEFIERRQEAQGFGQGNFKALFEAVEKEQENRIFST
- the hpsU gene encoding hormogonium polysaccharide biosynthesis acetyltransferase HpsU gives rise to the protein MISSNTQGDCEYTTSLHEPALIDLTTYDISNFERGKPSWLVMLWWLIQAIAFPLSLHNFNLWRCFVLRLFGAKIGKGVVIRPSARFLYPWKVAIGDYSWIGDDVVFYCVDNIIVGSHCVISQKSYLCTGSHDLENKSFALITAPINIGNGTWVATDCFIAPGVDIGSNSVIGARSTVMKSIPSQQVAWGTPCVPRYPREIKS